One genomic window of Sphingobacterium oryzagri includes the following:
- a CDS encoding endonuclease/exonuclease/phosphatase family protein has product MKKNLTTAFLLLCCFASFAQRVAILSFNIHHGNPPAQADSINLEAVAKVIQESGADLVGIQEVDVRIPRSNLVDQGFQLAKLTGMHYFFSKGIDFDGGEYGTLILSRHKIVGNRRYDLPMLVPSENRSLAIVDVQFPNGKIISFANVHLDLNEENKIAQAEYITELGDWYDRPLILVGDFNTEPGGKPLSILANYFTRNTSMNSATYPSDSPTSEIDYIMLGKQTAFSWKTYKTIPSMTSDHLPVFAEIIIK; this is encoded by the coding sequence ATGAAAAAGAACTTGACCACTGCTTTTCTGTTATTGTGCTGCTTTGCCTCATTTGCGCAGCGTGTAGCTATTTTATCGTTCAATATACACCATGGCAATCCTCCTGCGCAAGCAGATAGCATCAATCTGGAAGCTGTTGCAAAAGTGATTCAAGAATCGGGTGCAGATTTAGTTGGCATTCAGGAGGTAGATGTCCGCATTCCGAGATCCAATTTGGTCGATCAGGGATTTCAGTTGGCAAAGTTGACCGGGATGCATTATTTTTTTTCGAAAGGAATCGATTTCGACGGTGGCGAGTATGGAACGCTTATTTTATCCAGGCACAAGATCGTGGGAAACAGACGCTATGATTTACCCATGTTGGTGCCGAGTGAAAATAGATCCCTGGCTATCGTAGATGTACAGTTTCCTAACGGAAAGATCATTTCTTTTGCCAATGTACATTTAGACCTGAACGAAGAAAATAAAATAGCACAAGCCGAGTATATTACGGAACTGGGCGATTGGTATGACAGGCCACTCATCCTGGTGGGGGATTTTAATACGGAACCCGGTGGTAAACCGCTTAGTATATTGGCGAATTATTTCACTAGAAACACCAGCATGAATAGCGCGACTTACCCGAGCGATTCGCCTACATCCGAGATTGATTACATTATGCTGGGCAAACAAACCGCATTTTCCTGGAAAACATACAAAACCATTCCCTCGATGACTTCCGACCATTTACCGGTGTTTGCCGAGATCATCATCAAATAA
- a CDS encoding TonB-dependent receptor, with protein MSKHGLVTIAFCFIALCTFAQNRLTVTVQDLDQKPVAGATVELSGTVKSTDDSGKITFTDLRVDNTKLTVRHLGYATYQKSVTLQPDGQLIVTLQQDYRITGEVFVMATRATENSATTYKNLSKEDLQRTNLGQDIPFLLDQTPSVVVGSDAGAGIGYTNMTIRGSNSQRINVTLNGIPLNDAESMGSFFVNLPDFASSTESIQIQRGIGTSTNGPGAFGASLNIQSDALESDPYAELNNTFGSFNTWKNTVKVGSGLIQDKFAFNTRLSRISSDGYIDRASSDLKSFYFDAGYYGKKHQLKATIFSGREKTYQAWDGVPEELLETNRRYNGFTYDNQTDNYTQTHHHLHYNYFASDRTTLNVALHYTRGKGYYEEYRAKDPFADYGLTPIVLGSTVIDSTELIRQRWLDNHFYGTVFSLNHQINDKHSLILGGAANQYVGDHFGQIVWAQYPSNSAHGDRYYFNDAKKNDVNFYGKWNGRFGAFNLYTDLQYRYVDYTFEGYDHNQQLADINVKHHFFNPKLGVTYVLSPNSNLYTSYAFGNKEPVRDDYVASSANARPKAEKMHNIEAGYRLRNDRFNIGANVYGMFYKDQLILTGEINDVGGSIRENVPDSYRIGLELDAAWKISQQLVWKATAGLSENKIKNYTEYLVVWDENWNPIPDAPQVMQQYASTNISFSPSVILSNEFSYSPIKPFELSLASKYVSRQYLDNTSALARSVNPFFVNNVRLRYGFSLWGIQHVDANLAINNIFDEKYESHGYTYSGIAQDGTRMFGNAYYPQAGTNFLLGLNIRF; from the coding sequence ATGTCAAAGCATGGATTGGTCACGATAGCGTTTTGCTTTATTGCGTTGTGTACCTTTGCACAAAATCGATTAACCGTTACTGTACAAGATTTAGATCAAAAACCGGTGGCCGGTGCTACGGTAGAGCTGTCGGGCACGGTAAAGTCAACCGACGACAGCGGTAAAATCACTTTCACGGATTTGCGTGTAGACAACACGAAACTAACCGTTCGCCATTTGGGCTACGCTACTTATCAAAAATCTGTCACACTACAGCCGGATGGTCAACTGATCGTAACCTTGCAACAGGACTATCGGATTACTGGCGAAGTGTTTGTCATGGCCACACGCGCAACAGAGAACTCGGCTACCACGTATAAAAACCTGTCGAAAGAAGATCTGCAACGCACTAACCTCGGACAAGATATTCCGTTTTTGTTGGATCAGACGCCTTCCGTTGTCGTCGGCTCAGACGCCGGCGCTGGTATTGGCTACACCAACATGACCATACGCGGCTCGAACAGCCAACGGATTAATGTGACCCTTAACGGCATTCCGCTAAACGATGCAGAAAGCATGGGCTCGTTTTTTGTGAATCTTCCCGATTTCGCATCAAGCACAGAGAGCATCCAGATTCAACGTGGTATCGGCACATCAACCAATGGCCCAGGCGCATTCGGCGCTTCGTTAAACATTCAGTCTGACGCGCTGGAAAGCGATCCATATGCCGAATTAAACAATACATTCGGTTCTTTTAACACCTGGAAAAACACCGTGAAGGTCGGCTCCGGTCTTATCCAGGATAAATTTGCCTTTAATACCCGATTATCCAGGATCAGCTCTGACGGTTATATCGACAGAGCCTCATCAGATCTGAAATCATTCTATTTCGATGCCGGCTATTATGGCAAAAAACACCAGTTGAAAGCGACCATATTCTCCGGAAGAGAGAAAACTTACCAAGCGTGGGATGGTGTGCCAGAAGAACTGTTGGAAACAAACCGTCGATACAACGGATTTACCTACGACAATCAAACAGATAACTACACGCAAACGCATCACCACTTACACTACAATTATTTTGCGTCAGACAGAACAACGCTGAACGTAGCGTTGCATTACACACGCGGCAAAGGCTATTACGAAGAATATCGGGCAAAAGACCCATTCGCTGACTATGGCCTTACACCGATCGTTTTAGGCAGTACCGTTATCGATTCCACCGAGTTGATTCGCCAACGCTGGTTAGACAACCATTTCTATGGAACTGTATTCTCTCTGAATCATCAAATCAACGACAAGCATAGTCTCATCTTAGGCGGTGCTGCAAATCAATACGTTGGTGATCATTTTGGCCAGATCGTCTGGGCTCAGTATCCTTCCAATAGTGCGCACGGCGACCGTTACTATTTTAACGATGCAAAAAAGAATGATGTCAATTTCTACGGCAAGTGGAATGGTCGGTTTGGCGCATTTAATCTGTATACCGATCTCCAATATCGCTATGTAGATTATACCTTTGAAGGCTACGACCACAATCAGCAATTGGCCGACATCAATGTAAAACATCATTTTTTCAACCCAAAATTAGGTGTTACGTATGTGCTTTCGCCCAACAGCAATTTGTATACGTCTTACGCATTTGGCAACAAAGAGCCTGTGCGTGATGATTATGTAGCCTCTTCGGCCAATGCACGCCCAAAAGCGGAAAAAATGCACAATATCGAAGCGGGTTACCGCCTGCGTAACGATCGATTCAACATCGGGGCAAATGTTTATGGCATGTTCTACAAAGATCAATTGATTCTTACCGGCGAAATAAATGATGTAGGTGGCTCTATTCGCGAGAATGTGCCAGATAGCTACCGCATTGGACTGGAACTTGATGCGGCGTGGAAAATTTCGCAACAACTGGTATGGAAAGCCACAGCCGGTTTGAGCGAAAACAAGATCAAAAACTACACAGAATACTTGGTAGTTTGGGATGAAAACTGGAACCCTATCCCAGATGCACCGCAGGTAATGCAGCAATATGCATCGACCAACATTTCCTTTTCGCCATCGGTTATCTTGTCCAACGAATTTTCTTATAGTCCCATCAAACCATTCGAACTGAGCTTGGCCAGCAAGTATGTTTCCCGACAATATTTGGATAACACCAGCGCATTGGCGCGCAGCGTCAATCCATTTTTTGTTAACAACGTGCGCCTACGCTATGGCTTTTCTTTGTGGGGTATTCAACATGTCGATGCTAACCTGGCTATCAATAATATATTTGACGAGAAGTACGAGTCGCATGGTTACACTTATAGCGGTATTGCACAAGATGGCACCCGCATGTTTGGCAATGCGTATTATCCACAAGCTGGCACAAACTTTCTCCTTGGTTTAAATATAAGATTTTAA
- a CDS encoding formimidoylglutamase, whose amino-acid sequence MSLADFFTPISIQDFCSGADFYNSQFGKIMQAYETSFPDLAAVESKPHIVLIGVEEERGAVNNAGTKKSPNAIRKHFYNLYQGDYNVRIADLGNIKAGATIRDTYVALKTVIEELVKHDILPIIMGGGQDLTYAQYMAYEGLEQRVEVAIIDAKFDLDQDNGEDTELNAHTYLNHIILHQPDYLFNLSNLAYQTYLVSKESINMYDKLFFSTMRIGMMAGKLDQAEPLIRAADMLSVDVGAIRASEAPGNANANPNGLYGDEACQLARYAGMSDKCSSIGFYEYNPTFDPMGHTASLVAQMIWCFVDGFYNRKNDAPLIPKSAYIIYRTTLENDDYELVFVKSKKSDRWWMQVPYFGSKSINERYYWVPCRYEDYQLAVAGDMPDLWWKTHQKLQ is encoded by the coding sequence ATGTCTTTAGCTGATTTTTTTACGCCGATATCTATTCAGGACTTCTGCTCGGGAGCGGATTTTTATAACTCGCAGTTTGGTAAAATCATGCAGGCCTACGAAACATCTTTTCCAGATTTAGCGGCCGTTGAATCTAAACCGCATATCGTATTGATTGGTGTAGAGGAAGAGCGGGGAGCCGTAAATAATGCCGGGACGAAAAAATCGCCAAATGCCATTCGTAAACATTTTTACAACCTTTATCAAGGAGATTATAACGTGCGTATTGCCGACTTGGGAAATATCAAGGCAGGGGCAACCATTCGTGATACGTATGTTGCGCTAAAGACGGTGATCGAAGAATTGGTGAAGCATGATATCTTACCAATTATTATGGGTGGTGGGCAAGATCTAACGTATGCTCAATATATGGCGTATGAAGGACTTGAGCAGCGTGTAGAAGTGGCGATTATAGATGCTAAATTTGACCTCGATCAAGATAATGGCGAAGATACGGAGCTGAATGCTCATACCTATCTTAATCATATTATTCTGCACCAACCAGATTACTTGTTTAACTTGAGTAACCTCGCTTATCAAACTTACCTGGTGAGCAAGGAATCTATAAATATGTATGATAAGCTGTTTTTCAGCACGATGCGTATCGGGATGATGGCTGGTAAACTCGATCAGGCAGAACCGCTGATACGTGCAGCAGATATGTTGAGCGTAGATGTGGGAGCGATACGCGCTTCGGAAGCTCCGGGAAATGCTAACGCTAATCCGAATGGATTGTATGGAGATGAAGCTTGCCAGCTGGCTCGCTATGCGGGCATGTCTGATAAATGCTCTTCAATAGGTTTTTACGAATACAATCCAACTTTTGACCCGATGGGCCATACAGCAAGCTTGGTGGCGCAAATGATCTGGTGTTTTGTAGACGGATTTTACAACCGTAAAAACGACGCGCCGCTCATTCCAAAGTCGGCATACATCATCTACCGTACGACGTTGGAAAATGACGATTATGAGTTGGTGTTTGTTAAAAGCAAAAAGTCAGATCGTTGGTGGATGCAGGTGCCTTATTTTGGTTCAAAGTCAATCAATGAACGTTATTATTGGGTGCCCTGCCGCTATGAAGATTACCAATTGGCTGTGGCCGGTGACATGCCGGACTTGTGGTGGAAAACGCACCAAAAACTGCAGTAA
- a CDS encoding DNA recombination protein RmuC: MEAILIGFIAILLVVLLLLVWSSAQKVGKSVFERTAEEKQVAVLELAKVLEREKLLTESKTLLDNALARERQERAALERTLEGTNAYLQAQQEKFQAQQEEMLRLREQFHLEFQHMANTILEEKSQKFTAVNQQQMNQILNPLKDKIKTFEEKVERTYQQEAAERNVLKGVVEQLMQQSMLIKNEANNLTKALKGDTKKQGNWGEIILERVLERSGLLKDQEYRLQTAFKEADVRKIPDAIILLPEEKHLVVDSKVSLVAYEKWVNAEDELEQAQYLRQHVQSVEGHVRELSAKNYHDLYGIHSPDFVLLFMPIESALSVAVREKPDLFSDAWDRRVVIVSPSTLLATLRTIASIWVQERQNRNVLEIAKEAGALYDKFVGFLGDMQQIEGYLQRATEKQQDAMKKLSTGPGNVIRKIENLKTLGAKANKQIDNRFLE, encoded by the coding sequence ATGGAAGCAATACTAATAGGTTTTATAGCAATTCTTCTGGTTGTATTGTTACTGCTCGTCTGGTCGAGTGCCCAAAAGGTTGGCAAATCAGTTTTCGAGCGCACCGCGGAAGAAAAGCAAGTAGCGGTTTTGGAATTAGCCAAAGTATTGGAACGCGAGAAATTGCTAACGGAGAGCAAAACGTTGTTGGATAACGCGCTGGCGCGCGAGCGCCAGGAGCGAGCCGCACTCGAGCGAACGTTAGAAGGCACGAATGCCTACCTGCAAGCACAACAAGAGAAGTTTCAAGCGCAGCAGGAAGAGATGCTTCGGTTGCGGGAGCAGTTTCATCTGGAGTTTCAGCATATGGCCAATACCATATTGGAAGAAAAATCGCAGAAATTTACCGCCGTCAATCAGCAGCAGATGAATCAAATCTTGAATCCGCTCAAAGATAAAATCAAAACTTTTGAAGAAAAGGTAGAACGAACCTACCAGCAGGAAGCTGCTGAACGCAATGTTTTAAAAGGTGTGGTAGAACAACTGATGCAACAAAGTATGTTGATCAAGAATGAAGCGAATAATCTGACTAAAGCGTTAAAAGGCGATACCAAGAAGCAAGGAAATTGGGGGGAGATCATTCTGGAACGCGTATTGGAGCGGTCTGGCTTGTTGAAAGATCAGGAATATCGACTTCAGACGGCCTTCAAAGAGGCGGATGTGCGTAAAATACCGGATGCGATCATTTTATTGCCGGAAGAGAAGCATCTGGTTGTCGATTCGAAAGTATCGTTGGTAGCGTATGAAAAATGGGTCAACGCGGAAGATGAATTGGAGCAGGCGCAGTATTTGCGGCAGCATGTGCAATCTGTTGAAGGTCACGTGCGGGAATTGTCTGCTAAAAATTACCACGATTTGTACGGTATTCATTCGCCGGATTTTGTGCTGCTGTTTATGCCAATTGAATCGGCGCTGAGCGTAGCCGTGCGCGAAAAGCCTGACCTTTTTTCGGACGCGTGGGATAGACGCGTAGTCATCGTGAGTCCTTCCACCTTATTAGCCACCTTGCGCACCATTGCAAGCATTTGGGTGCAGGAGCGTCAGAACCGTAATGTGTTGGAAATTGCCAAAGAGGCGGGAGCGCTATATGATAAATTTGTAGGCTTTTTAGGCGATATGCAGCAAATTGAAGGTTATCTGCAGCGAGCCACAGAAAAACAGCAAGATGCCATGAAAAAGCTGTCTACAGGTCCGGGAAATGTAATTCGGAAGATTGAAAATTTAAAAACCCTGGGTGCCAAGGCAAATAAACAGATTGATAATCGCTTTTTGGAATAA
- a CDS encoding amidohydrolase family protein: protein MRYISASIVVPVVGSFIKNGVVAIDDSGTVTGIYEFDDVAILHEKKELYDGVLVPGFVNAHCHIELSHMQGKTTKGTGLPKFLAEVMKMRGATKSEVLKHIRAADKRMYERGIQAVGDHANTELSADVKTDSKIAYHTFVEVMAMTKADIQPRIDRARDVEFYYDANHASITPHAPYSCSKDLFKVFRRVVSEDNVFSIHNQESDEENKLFRYKEGEFLKFYEEMGLNAEEFKAQARNSVQSYLPHLPKHNRLILVHNTFTSLKDLDFINRQDRDVYFCICPKANLFIEGKLPKILNFIPNQDKMLVGTDSLAANDTLDILEELKVLSSHIEDLDFIHLLQWATLNGARALGLAETLGSIEVGKRPGLVLLQGMNNLRLNERVTLKRIA from the coding sequence ATGAGATATATTTCAGCAAGTATAGTTGTTCCTGTAGTGGGAAGTTTTATTAAAAATGGCGTTGTAGCCATTGATGATTCGGGTACGGTAACCGGAATTTACGAGTTTGATGATGTTGCCATTCTTCACGAAAAGAAGGAGCTGTATGATGGTGTGCTGGTTCCTGGCTTTGTCAATGCGCATTGCCATATCGAATTGTCTCATATGCAGGGCAAAACAACGAAGGGAACGGGTCTGCCTAAATTTTTAGCGGAAGTGATGAAGATGCGCGGTGCGACCAAGTCTGAAGTCTTGAAGCATATCAGGGCTGCGGATAAACGTATGTATGAGCGAGGTATACAAGCGGTAGGTGATCACGCGAATACCGAGCTTTCTGCGGATGTCAAGACGGATAGTAAGATTGCTTACCATACGTTCGTAGAAGTGATGGCCATGACCAAAGCGGATATCCAACCACGGATAGACCGGGCGCGTGATGTGGAGTTTTACTACGATGCAAATCACGCTTCTATCACACCACATGCACCTTATTCTTGCTCCAAAGATCTGTTTAAGGTTTTTCGTCGCGTGGTCAGTGAGGATAATGTTTTCAGTATTCATAACCAGGAGAGTGACGAAGAAAATAAGCTCTTTCGCTATAAAGAGGGGGAGTTTTTAAAGTTTTACGAAGAAATGGGATTGAATGCGGAAGAGTTTAAAGCGCAAGCAAGAAACTCGGTACAGTCTTATTTGCCGCATTTGCCAAAGCACAATCGCCTGATTTTAGTACACAACACCTTCACCTCGTTAAAAGATCTGGATTTTATCAACCGACAAGATCGCGACGTTTATTTCTGTATCTGTCCGAAAGCCAATCTGTTTATTGAAGGCAAGTTGCCTAAAATCTTAAACTTTATTCCAAACCAGGATAAAATGTTGGTCGGGACGGATAGTTTAGCTGCAAACGATACGTTAGATATTTTGGAAGAACTTAAAGTTTTGTCAAGTCATATCGAAGACCTCGACTTCATTCACCTGTTACAGTGGGCAACGCTAAATGGTGCACGCGCTTTGGGACTTGCTGAAACGCTTGGTTCCATCGAAGTGGGCAAACGTCCTGGTCTTGTTCTACTACAAGGCATGAATAACCTGCGTTTGAACGAGCGCGTTACTTTAAAAAGAATCGCTTAG
- a CDS encoding nucleotide pyrophosphohydrolase translates to MTIKEAQEIVDKWINTTGIRYFNELTNTAMLMEEVGEVARIMARQYGEQSFKKSDTEVNLADEMADVLFVLICLANQTNIDLTAALVKNLEKKSIRDADRHKNNEKLK, encoded by the coding sequence ATGACGATAAAAGAAGCACAGGAAATAGTCGATAAATGGATCAACACAACCGGCATACGCTATTTCAACGAATTGACCAACACGGCCATGTTAATGGAAGAAGTAGGCGAAGTGGCCCGCATCATGGCAAGGCAATATGGTGAGCAATCCTTCAAAAAATCAGATACCGAAGTTAATCTGGCCGATGAAATGGCCGATGTGCTCTTTGTATTGATTTGTTTAGCCAATCAAACCAACATCGACCTCACAGCCGCCTTGGTTAAAAACCTCGAAAAAAAATCAATTCGGGATGCTGATCGACATAAAAACAATGAAAAGCTAAAATAA
- a CDS encoding acylphosphatase, with the protein MKHLNIEIFGKVQGVYYRLTCKSVADQLGVKGFALNRPDGSVYVEAEGDDFSLESLLEFCKEGPERAEVTSVKTEEGPLQHFKNFEVIKKIK; encoded by the coding sequence ATGAAGCATTTAAACATAGAAATCTTTGGTAAAGTACAGGGTGTTTACTACCGGCTCACCTGTAAGTCTGTTGCCGATCAATTAGGGGTTAAGGGCTTTGCTCTGAACAGACCAGATGGTAGTGTTTATGTGGAAGCAGAAGGCGATGATTTTAGTTTGGAATCGCTATTGGAATTTTGCAAAGAAGGCCCCGAACGCGCAGAAGTGACTTCGGTAAAAACGGAAGAAGGCCCTTTGCAGCATTTCAAGAACTTTGAAGTTATCAAAAAAATCAAATAA
- the dtd gene encoding D-aminoacyl-tRNA deacylase, translating into MRAVIQRVTHASCTVDEVCTGKIDAGLLVLIGVEEEDDSTDMQWLAQKLVNLRIFSDDAGLMNKSVQDIGGNILLISQFTLFAQTKKGNRPSFIRAARPDKANPMYLAMGKHLSELLGKTVQMGVFGADMKIDLRNDGPVTIIMNSKDKDNF; encoded by the coding sequence ATGAGAGCAGTTATACAACGTGTAACCCATGCAAGTTGCACCGTAGATGAGGTGTGTACTGGTAAAATTGATGCGGGTTTACTCGTTTTAATCGGTGTGGAAGAGGAAGACGACAGCACCGATATGCAGTGGCTTGCGCAAAAGTTGGTTAACCTTCGTATCTTTTCGGACGATGCCGGCTTGATGAACAAATCTGTGCAGGATATCGGCGGCAATATCTTGCTAATTTCCCAATTTACCTTGTTCGCACAGACAAAAAAAGGCAACCGCCCATCATTTATCCGCGCCGCGCGGCCAGATAAGGCAAACCCCATGTATCTCGCGATGGGAAAGCATCTTAGCGAACTCTTGGGTAAAACAGTGCAAATGGGCGTTTTTGGTGCAGACATGAAGATTGATCTTCGAAACGACGGGCCAGTGACTATTATCATGAACAGCAAAGACAAAGACAATTTTTAA
- the ggt gene encoding gamma-glutamyltransferase has product MKIHFSFFFFLFFIASCAVQPERQQTNEFAHGAVITAHPLASNVGVAILKSGGNAIDAAVAVQFSLAVVYPNAGNIGGGGFMLYRSKSGESTSLDFRETAPEKSHRDMYLDAQGNPITDLSLDGQLAAGVPGSVAGMEEAHKKYGTAEWATLLAPAIALAENGFELTEQQAEEFNEHQERFKKLNKNGAEIIREAPWKKGDLFVQKELAATLKRIAKSGAKGFYTGETADLIVAEMQRGNGIMTLNDLRDYRAVWRAPIVGNYKNYKIISMPPPSSGGIALVSLLQSVEKYPLKSWGFQADSTVRAMVEAERRVYADRATHLGDPDFYDVPVAHLTDKAFNQARMAKVNLKKATPSAEVKAAKFPGYESEETTHFNIVDKDGNAVSITTTLNGSYGAGVWVAGAGFLLNNEMDDFSVKPGTPNLYGLLGGKANAIEPHKRMLSAMSPTIVEENNKLKMVIGTPGGSTIITSVFQGILNALEFDMDAQASVSAPRFHHQWKPDRIDVEEGAITAETRRSLEKDGYTVYKRGSIGRMENIIVLPNGKLQTGADPRGDDTAAGY; this is encoded by the coding sequence ATGAAAATACATTTCTCCTTCTTTTTCTTCCTTTTCTTTATTGCTTCGTGTGCCGTTCAGCCGGAACGACAGCAGACAAATGAGTTTGCCCATGGCGCAGTCATCACAGCTCATCCACTAGCCTCAAACGTGGGCGTAGCTATCTTAAAAAGTGGCGGTAATGCGATTGACGCAGCAGTGGCTGTACAATTTAGTCTGGCGGTTGTTTATCCAAATGCCGGAAATATCGGTGGTGGCGGCTTTATGCTGTACCGCTCCAAAAGCGGCGAATCGACATCGTTGGATTTCCGGGAAACAGCGCCCGAAAAATCACATCGCGATATGTATTTAGATGCGCAGGGCAACCCGATTACAGACTTAAGCCTGGACGGCCAACTTGCGGCTGGTGTACCGGGTTCGGTAGCTGGTATGGAAGAAGCACATAAAAAATATGGAACAGCCGAATGGGCAACATTACTTGCGCCCGCAATTGCGTTGGCTGAAAATGGCTTTGAGCTAACTGAACAGCAAGCCGAAGAGTTTAACGAGCACCAGGAACGCTTTAAAAAATTAAATAAGAATGGCGCGGAGATCATTCGTGAAGCGCCCTGGAAAAAAGGCGATCTCTTTGTGCAGAAAGAACTTGCGGCGACCTTAAAACGCATCGCAAAAAGCGGGGCGAAAGGATTTTATACGGGCGAAACGGCAGATCTTATTGTCGCTGAGATGCAGCGCGGTAACGGTATCATGACGCTTAATGACCTTCGTGATTACCGAGCGGTGTGGAGAGCGCCAATCGTCGGCAACTACAAAAATTACAAAATAATTTCGATGCCGCCGCCTTCCAGTGGCGGAATAGCGCTGGTATCGTTATTACAATCGGTCGAAAAATATCCGCTGAAATCGTGGGGATTTCAAGCAGATAGTACGGTGAGAGCCATGGTAGAAGCCGAAAGGCGCGTGTATGCCGACCGAGCAACACACCTTGGTGACCCCGATTTTTACGATGTGCCGGTAGCACACTTGACAGATAAAGCTTTTAATCAGGCGCGCATGGCAAAAGTAAACCTAAAGAAGGCAACGCCCAGCGCAGAGGTGAAAGCAGCAAAGTTTCCAGGTTATGAATCGGAAGAAACCACGCATTTCAATATTGTCGATAAAGATGGTAATGCGGTTTCGATTACCACCACGTTAAACGGCTCGTATGGAGCAGGCGTTTGGGTCGCGGGTGCGGGTTTTTTGTTAAACAACGAAATGGATGACTTCTCGGTAAAACCGGGCACGCCAAATCTGTACGGCTTACTTGGCGGCAAAGCAAATGCCATAGAACCACACAAAAGAATGCTCAGCGCCATGTCACCAACCATCGTAGAGGAAAACAATAAATTAAAAATGGTGATCGGTACACCAGGCGGATCGACCATCATTACCTCGGTATTTCAAGGCATACTTAACGCGCTGGAATTTGATATGGATGCGCAGGCATCCGTTTCGGCACCGCGCTTCCATCATCAATGGAAGCCTGATCGTATCGATGTAGAAGAAGGTGCAATTACAGCAGAAACACGCCGCAGCCTGGAAAAAGACGGCTATACGGTATACAAACGTGGCAGCATCGGGCGGATGGAAAATATCATTGTCCTGCCCAACGGAAAATTGCAGACCGGGGCTGATCCGCGTGGCGACGACACCGCTGCCGGTTATTAA